ACCGGCGCGCAGACCGATTCGGAGTACGTGCGGGAGCGAATGACCGTCAACGGAAATCCGACCGCACCGGATACGACACCGCCGCTTCCGACCCCTTCACCGCTCGGCGAGATTCCGATGCAGGACGCACAGCTCATTCGAATCGATAACGACGGAAACAGTGCACCGACGACGTACCAGATTACCGCCGGGGAATACGTCCTCCCAGCGGCGAACGACGGTGCAACGATGACCATGTCGTGGGGACCGAACGGAGAGCCGAGACGGCCACCCAATTCGGCGGTTGCCACTGGAACGGTTCCGGCAGGAAAATCGTACGCCTTCTACGTGACGGGTGGCATCGTCTCGACGGAAGCGGACGGCCCTGCAACGTGGACCGTGGATGGAGACGTATACGAGCCAGGAAGCGAGGAAGCACTGCTCGCGAATACCATCGTCAACGGCACATGGCAGTGGAAGCAGGCAGAATCGGTCGTGCAACCGAACGGTGTCGTCATTGCAAAGCCGGTGTCGTTTAACGGCGGTGAACCGGTGCACGTCCGTCTCCGGAACGTCGCTGACGGGAACTACGAGTATCGACTCGAAGAGTGGGAGTATCAGGATAGTGGACACGTTAGCGAGACGTTTCACACCCTCGCCGCCGAGCAGGGTGAACGCGAGTTACCACTCGGAGACGGGTCAGTGTATCGGGTGAAATCCGGGCGAGAAACCGTTTCTAGCGAGGAGACGACCGTTTCGTTGAACTCCTTTTTCGATCAACTGCCGGTAGTTTTGGCACAGTCACAGACGTTCAATGGAAGCGACCCAATCGTCACACGACTGTCAAACGTCTCGACTCAGTCATTCGGAGTCGTGTGTCAAGAAGAAGAAGAGAACGGAGCCCACACGAACGAGACGGTCGGTTACATCGCGCTCCAACAAGCGGCGGGAGAACTCAACGAGCAATCGTTCGAAGTGCAACGAACTGGAGACTCGATTACCGACGAATGGACTCGTCTCTCGTTCGAACAGCAGTACGATGACCCGAAGTTCGTTGCCGACATGCAGACGTTCGACGGGCAAGATACGGCGAATCTCCGGTATCGAAACCTGACCGGAACAGGCGTCGACATCCGAGTGCAAGAGGAGCAAAGCGCCGATACCGAAACGGCCCACACTACGGAAGCAATCGGATACGCCGTTTTTGAAGGTTCCATCTGATACCGACCGAAGACGGTATCCAACTTCGGCGAACCGCTCACTCAGTCGCGTCGATTTCTGTGGATTCGTCCGTGGGTTGGTGTTCGGGTTCAAATTGTTCGTCGAGCATCTCTTCCGATTTTTCGAGTTCTTCGAGGGGGTCGAACGAAACCGATCCATCTCCACCGGTGTACTCGCAAGCGACCCACTCGGGAATCGTGAGGACGCCGTTCATCTTCCGGATTCAAATCCGTTTGACCAGTACGTCCTCGATAACTGAGCCGTTCAACTGCAAGTCGATGAGGCCGTCCATGACGTAGGCCATGTTGTACGGAAAAACGTCGCCTTCTCCGGCGAAAGTGGCACCCGCAAACACCGGAACGAAGCGACCTTTGCACACGTCCGCTCGCACGTCTTTTACGAAATCGTAGGCTTGCACCGGTTGCACCAGCGTTCCGAACTCCGTCAGCGAGTCGATGACGACAATTCCCGAGTCGCTCATCGACAGCGATTCGAGGCAGTTGTCGAGTTTGTTTTGGAGTTCGCTCGTATCACTGGGGTCGCGCACGGTGGTCGTCGCGGAACTGGTGACGCGATGAAGAAACTGGTTCCAATCGTCCATTCGGGCGAACATCCGTTTTCGGTCGCTAACCCGGTAGGTAAAGCAGTCGATGATGTGCAGTTGTCCCGTTTCGAGGTACGGCAGAACGTTCCACTCCAAGGAGAGAAACTGTTCGACCACGGAGACGGCGGTTCGGTGAAACTAACAACAATCGCGGGGTCATCGCGTTCGAGCGCCCGCCAGACGAGTTCCGACTGAATCGCACTGTCCCGCGTGCCGCTTTCGCCCGACACGAGGACGAAGGAGTTGCGTGGCAACCCCTGTGGAAGACTGTTATCCAATCCCGAAACACCCGTGGCAATCTGTCGAAATCCGTGATATTCGGTGAACACCCGGTCGTTTTCCGCCATCTCGTCCCGGCACATCTCTGAGCAAAATTCGTAGGTGTCCGCCTCGTACTGTGACAGAACAGACTCCTCGGGACAGGGAAGGCGACAGAAATCACACCGATTTCGCTCATTTCCGCCGGGTATGTTACTCATGAACAAACGTTGGCACGCGAACGAAATGAAGCTACTCCCACTTTTAATGCGCGAGAGTGAGAACACCACCTATGCGCGTTCGAGATGCAGTGGAAGCGGACGGGGGACGCCTCGCGGCACTCGCGGACGTTCCGACCGAAGTGATGGCCGACGTGGTACACGACCGAACCGTCTCCGTGGCCGAATCCGACGAGAAAATCGAGGGGTTCGTCGGCTTCGAGGCCGACGAGGAGACGGTTCACGTCACGCACCTGTTCGGTGCGAAAACGGCCTGTGAGCGCCTCATCGACGAACCGATTCGGTTCGCCGAACGTGAATCGATGCCGGTCGAAATTCTTCTCCCAGAACCGGAAGAAGACACCGCTGAGGTTGCAGAGAACGCCGGATTCGAGGAGTCCGAATCCGGGCCATGGTTCGACGGCCAGCGAACCCGTCGGTTTCGACTGGAGAATCCGGAGAGGTGAGTCGCGTTCGCACGGTAGAGACAACCACAGTACACGCCCACTTTCGAAACGTATTTTAATCTCACCGGGTAACCACGATATGCGTGTCCGGGTTGGGGTAGTGGACTATCCTCCAGCCTTGTGGAGGCTGGGACGCGGGTTCGATTCTCGCACCTGGACCTTTCTTCCGTACATAACTCCGTGAGCACCGCCTAGCGTGTGCTCACGTTGATGTCACTATACCGTTCTACCAAAATCCACTGATGAAACGACAGATGCTTCGAAAATTAGAGCGGTTCGTCGCGCTGGCTGGCAGGGTCGTGCTGGTCATCGACCGCCTGCGTGAACAAGTCGTCGTCCAGTTGGTCGTCGGCGTCGTCAACCGCCCCGTAGGACGAGATACCGAGCGAGAGCAGGTCTTCGACCGCTTTCTCTCGGTTCAGGAAATCGCCTTGGTCAACGAGACGGTCGATGTCGCTGTCGATACGGTCAGGTATCGCCACTTCGAATTTTGCCATACATCCACTCCGTACCAGAGACGGATTAAATAGCCGGATTCGATGCGAGCGTCAGCGACCGGTGAAAATATGTGAGTTCGAGTGCGTCAGAACACCGACTGCCTACTCCTCGGCGGAGTATTCGACGGTTATCTTGCTGACACCGTAGATGTCGTCCCAGTCTTTGTCCTCGTCCATCAGCAGAATCAGTAGCGTAACCTCACCGTCTGCTCCTGCTTCTTCGAGGCCACCGGGCCGAACGTCGATGACGTATTCACCGTTTTCGTCTTGGGAAACCTCTTGTGTGCGCTCGATGAGCGTGCCGTCGGTGCGAGCGAAACGCGACTCGTTGGTGAGCGACCCGTCAGCGTAGACGAGGAAGTACGGTTCCCCCCGCACAGTGCCGTGTTCCGACGGGTCGATGTTGTCCATCACCGTGTCAGCGTTGATCTGCAGATTGAAGTTCGAATAGCCGCCACTGCTCGCTTCAGTCGTGTCCACGAGTTCGATATTCTGGATTCGAGGTTCGTCGCGGTCTTCCTCGTCCATGTTGTTCTGGAGCGGCGTGTTCGGAGAGGTCGGTTCCGACCACGATTCAGAGTCCGATTCGGTGGTCATCGTCGTCGTGGTGGTTGTCGTCGTAGAAGAGTCCGATGTTTCCGTCGCGGTCTGTTCGGTCGGGGAAGTGCCCGTAGTCGTCGTTTCCGTCGTCGTAGTGTCGGACGAGCCGAAGCCGCTACAGCCAGCCAACAGGACGATGAAAACGACCGCTATCGTGAGAAGTCCGTTGCGTTTCATCCATCCTCGTCGTAACGCCGTGGTGGGATTATTATGGACTCCGTAACCCGCGGATTATGCGTTTCGTAAGCATCAGGAAAAACCATTTGAATCTGAGCAGTAAGCGCACAAAATATAGAAATACAGTTACAGAGGTTCGTTCTCAGTCCAGAAAAACCGCTTAGCTAAAATCTCCCAACCCAGTCTGTGCATCCTCCTCCGCCATCACTTCCTCTACCAACTCCGGCGAATCGTTTTTCGGACTGTTGACCCGCTTCGAGACGGGATAGGCTCGCATCTCGTTGCCGGGGAACGTATCCAGCACGGATTCCAGTTCACTCTCGTCACCGTGAAGCCACCGTGATTCGTCCGCTTCCGCCAGAATCACGGGCATTCGATGGTGAATCTCGCCGACGACGTCGTTCGGTTCGGTCGTGACCACCGTGAACGAGGTTTTCTGCTCGCCGTTCTGCCACGGTTCCCAGAGTCCGGCCATCGCAAACGGCGTTCCGTCCGCTCTGGTCATTCGGTAGGGCTGTTTTCCGGTCGCCGTCTTCTTCCAGTCGTAGAAGCCATCCACGAGGACGAGACAGCGGCGTTCGCGGTAGGCATCCCGAAACGTCGGTTTCTCCGCCAGCGTCTCCGCACGAGCGTTGATGTGACCGCCGTCGAACTCGTTGGCCCAGTGGGGAACGAACCCCCACGTCGGAAAGCGCATTTCGTCCGGTGCGTCGTTTCGGACGACCGGATGGTCTTGGCCCGGCGCGACGTTGTATCGGGGTCGAATCGGGCCGGCCGGTACTGCGTCGAATCGCTCCGTGAGGTCGGCTTCGGGAGCGAACAGTGAGAGACGACCACACATGGAAGAACGTTCGCTCGGAACGGAGTTAAACACGACGTTAGGAGTCAACAGGAGGACAGTTAGGATGGCTGTTCGCGGGGCGTCAGTTCTTCTTCCGAGCGACCACTGCTTTTGATGATGTCGAACGCCGTCATCAGGTCGGTTCGGGAGATGATACCCGCAATCTCCCCCTCGGCGTCGATAACGGGGAGGCGACCGATTCCGTGCTGTTGAATCGTTTCGAGGGCGTCCAAGGCATCGCTGTCGGCAGGAATCGTCTTCACGTCGGTAGACATCACTTCCCGAACTCTGTAGGCGTCGCGTTCGACCTGTCGAACGCTCCGCGCGTCGTCTAGGGTTATCATCCCGACGAGTTCGCCGTCGTCAACAACCGGATAGCCGGTGTGGCGCTGTTGAAACATCATTTCCAGCAGGTCGGCGATGGAGGTGTCCGACGAGACGGTTTCTAAGTCCGCTTCGGCGGTCATCACGTCGCGGACGAGAACGCCGCTGAAAGCCGCCGAGAGGACGGTTTGCTGGGCTTCGCCGGTCGCACCGATGTAGATGAAAAAGGCGATACCGATGAGGATGATGTTGCCAGCGAACAGGCCGAACAGGCCGAGGAGGATGGCAAACAGTTTTCCGACTTCGGCGGCGGTTTGCGTTGCTTCGGCAAACGGACGGGTTCGAGCAAGCAGTGCGCGCAAGACTCGCCCACCATCCATCGGGAAACCGGGCAGAAGGTTGAACACAGCGAGGACGATGTTCATGAGCGCGAGGTAGCCGACGACGAACCGAAGCGCTTCCATCTGCACCGGAATGGCGAACAGCGCGAGATAGGAACCGACGCCAAGAACGATGCTGACGACCGGCCCCGCGATTGCGATGAGCAGTTCTTCGAGCCAGTTTTCCGGTTGGTCGGTAAGGCGGGCGATACCCCCGAAAATCCACAGCGTGATGGATTCTATCGGGAAACCGAAACGCATTGCGACGACCGAATGGCCGAGTTCGTGGAGGACGACGCCAGCAAACAGGCCGACTGCGGCGGCGGTACCGACGACCCACGGCATCATTCCGGTCGTCAGCGGTTCGGTTGTCAGTCCGAGTCCCAACAGTGGATTCATTAGTTCGACCAAATCACCGACTTGCGTCCCGATGAGCCACGCGAACACGGGCAGGACGAGCAGGAAGGTGAGGTCGAGTTTAATCGGGATGCCGAACGCGCTCCCGATTCTGAAGCTACGCATGAGAGTATCTAGCGTCGGAAGCGTCTTAAACTTCTTCGCGCTCAAATCGTCTCCGAAGTATTCAAGGGGGCGCTCTGGGGAGAAAATAGCGTGAGCGGCCCTGAATATTTCAAACGGACAGCAGTAACTCGCCTCGCGGTCGATTCGACTGACCACGAGCACCTGCTAGCGATGGTACGCGAATGGAAGCGAGGGTGCCAAATCGCGGTTAACACCGCGTGGGGGAACTGCCATACGCGCAGTGAGGTACAAAAACTCGCATACGATGTCCTCCGTGAGCGAACCGACCTCGGCAGTCAGCACGCTGTCCTTGCCACCCATCGCGCCGCGGAAGCGATAAAGGGCGTTCTCGATAGGAACGACGGCACGACCGAAAACGCCGAAAAGCCGACTTTTACCAGTCCGACAGTCGTCTACGACACGCGAACGATGACGCTGTTCGACGACAAGGCAGTCAGTTTGACGACGACCGAAGAGCGCGTTCACTGCGACCTCATTTTTCCTGATGGAAGCTATCAGACGCAGTATTTGAACGATGACCGGTGGAAACCGGCAAAGAGCAACCTCCGCTATCGTGACGGCCAGTTCGATTTGCATCTCGGCTTTCGGGCAGAGCGACCGGAAATCGCCGCGTCGGACGAAGTCGAATCGAGCGAAAGCGACGCCACGGTTCTCGGGGTCGCACTCGGCGTCGAAAACGTGGCAGTGACGAGTACGGCCCGATTCTTTTCGGGCGAAGAACTCCACCATCGTCACCGTGAATTTTCGGAACTCCGTACAGACCTCCACGAAACGGACACCCGGAGCGCGCTCCGAACGCTTCGACAGGCGGGGGACAGAAACGATAATTTCGCGCGAGATACCCTCCACACTGTCGCGGGTGGAATTGTCGAGGAAGCCGAAACGCACGGTTGTTCGGTCATCGCATTCGGCGAACTCGAAGCGGTCGGAGAACTGCTTCCTGAGGCCGACGAGTTCCACGCGTGGGCGTTGGAGCGACTGTTCGATTTCGTCGCCTACCGGGCAGAAGAGCGCGGAATCAGGGTCGCACAGGTGAATCCGGAGTACACCAGTCAGCGATGTACGTCCTGCGGGTTCACGCACCCGCAGAATCGCGATGTCGAACGAACTCATTTCGAATGTTTGAAATGTGGCAACGAGGCGAACGACCACTACAATGCGGCGAAAAACGTCGGATTTCGATGCATTCGCCGCGGGCCACTCTCGTCGCGGGGCGTCGGCGCGGAATACTGTGCGCTCGGGTCGGGCCGAGTCACACCGGACGGGGATTTCGTTCCGAACGAGGAACTCGTGGAAGTGCAAAAACCTTAGCCCCTGCCGCGTGAATGGCGGTGTATGGCCGAGCCAATCGTGCGGAACGGAGACGAGATAGAGTACGAAACAGTCGGGGCCGCAGAAGGAATGGCGAAAGGCGTCCTCATCGGCGACGAACAGGGCGCGCCGAACTTTGCGATTCGGCGGTTTACCCTCGAATCCGGGGCAGAAGTGCCGGAACACACGAACGAAGTCGAACACGAACAGTACGTGTTGGAAGGCGAGTACACCGTCGGCATCGAAGACGAAGAGTACGAAGTCAGTGCTGGCGACTCGCTGCTCATTCCTGCTGGTGTCGTTCACTGGTATCGAAACGAGGGCGACGAATCGGGCGCGTTCCTCTGTGCAGTGCCGAACGGGGACGACGAAATCAACCTCGTCTAGCGGTGCTCGGAGAGAGAAATCACGGTGTCGATGGACGCAGATACCCACGCTTCTTCTGCTCGCGTATCGCGCATTCGGATTAGCGGTTGTTCCTTATCCGAACCGTCCTCTATCTCCAAGATAATCTTTTCGTCGAACCGCTGTGGAAGTGTTTCTTCTTGCGTGCCGTCCATTACGTTCTGTCACCTTTGAGGCGCTACTGTGCGCTGACTGGCGCTAACGGATGGACTGGCTTTGTTATGAGCCGGTTGCCGAAACAGTATTTTGGGAATAACACCCGTGATCGAGCGTTATTCTATCATTGACGATTTTCAATGGCCGATTTCAGGAGAGCCGATACCACTTGACACGGCTGGAAAACGGCGTCACTGAACGACGGCGCGATTCGGCCAGTCCGAATCGCTAAAATAGCTTCAGCGTGTAGCACTCGCCGTGTCGAAGCAGGCTCAGCAGGTGGAGACGCTCTTCTGCCACGAAACGGACC
The window above is part of the Haladaptatus cibarius D43 genome. Proteins encoded here:
- a CDS encoding M50 family metallopeptidase; the encoded protein is MRSFRIGSAFGIPIKLDLTFLLVLPVFAWLIGTQVGDLVELMNPLLGLGLTTEPLTTGMMPWVVGTAAAVGLFAGVVLHELGHSVVAMRFGFPIESITLWIFGGIARLTDQPENWLEELLIAIAGPVVSIVLGVGSYLALFAIPVQMEALRFVVGYLALMNIVLAVFNLLPGFPMDGGRVLRALLARTRPFAEATQTAAEVGKLFAILLGLFGLFAGNIILIGIAFFIYIGATGEAQQTVLSAAFSGVLVRDVMTAEADLETVSSDTSIADLLEMMFQQRHTGYPVVDDGELVGMITLDDARSVRQVERDAYRVREVMSTDVKTIPADSDALDALETIQQHGIGRLPVIDAEGEIAGIISRTDLMTAFDIIKSSGRSEEELTPREQPS
- a CDS encoding cupin domain-containing protein, with product MAEPIVRNGDEIEYETVGAAEGMAKGVLIGDEQGAPNFAIRRFTLESGAEVPEHTNEVEHEQYVLEGEYTVGIEDEEYEVSAGDSLLIPAGVVHWYRNEGDESGAFLCAVPNGDDEINLV
- a CDS encoding SOS response-associated peptidase; the protein is MCGRLSLFAPEADLTERFDAVPAGPIRPRYNVAPGQDHPVVRNDAPDEMRFPTWGFVPHWANEFDGGHINARAETLAEKPTFRDAYRERRCLVLVDGFYDWKKTATGKQPYRMTRADGTPFAMAGLWEPWQNGEQKTSFTVVTTEPNDVVGEIHHRMPVILAEADESRWLHGDESELESVLDTFPGNEMRAYPVSKRVNSPKNDSPELVEEVMAEEDAQTGLGDFS
- a CDS encoding DUF7120 family protein, which translates into the protein MAKFEVAIPDRIDSDIDRLVDQGDFLNREKAVEDLLSLGISSYGAVDDADDQLDDDLFTQAVDDQHDPASQRDEPL
- a CDS encoding RNA-guided endonuclease InsQ/TnpB family protein — encoded protein: MSGPEYFKRTAVTRLAVDSTDHEHLLAMVREWKRGCQIAVNTAWGNCHTRSEVQKLAYDVLRERTDLGSQHAVLATHRAAEAIKGVLDRNDGTTENAEKPTFTSPTVVYDTRTMTLFDDKAVSLTTTEERVHCDLIFPDGSYQTQYLNDDRWKPAKSNLRYRDGQFDLHLGFRAERPEIAASDEVESSESDATVLGVALGVENVAVTSTARFFSGEELHHRHREFSELRTDLHETDTRSALRTLRQAGDRNDNFARDTLHTVAGGIVEEAETHGCSVIAFGELEAVGELLPEADEFHAWALERLFDFVAYRAEERGIRVAQVNPEYTSQRCTSCGFTHPQNRDVERTHFECLKCGNEANDHYNAAKNVGFRCIRRGPLSSRGVGAEYCALGSGRVTPDGDFVPNEELVEVQKP